The nucleotide sequence GGCATCAGCACCTTCAATCACTTCGCCCAGCGTGCGCAGGTCAGTCTTCTGGGCAAACAGCGCCTTGTCCGGGTCCATCAGCTCGGTACGGCCTTCATAGACCACGCCAGCGATGTCGGTCACAAACACGTTTTCGCGCTTCAGGCCCACTTCCAGCAGCAGGTTCAGGCAGGCCAGAGCCGCAGCGCCTGCGCCCGAAGCCACCAGCTTGATCTCATCGATCTTCTTGCCAGCCACCTTGAGCGCATTGACCATGGCTGCAGCCACGGTGATAGCTGTACCGTGCTGGTCGTCGTGGAAGACGGGAATGTTCATGCGCTTGCGCAGCTCGCGCTCGACAAAAAAGCACTCGGGCGCCTTGATGTCTTCGAGGTTGATGGCGCCGAACGTGGGTTCCAGCGCAGCAATCACATCGACCAGCTTCTGCGGGTCTTTTTCATTGATTTCGATGTCAAAGACGTCCACACCGGCGAACTTCTTGAACAGCACGCCCTTGCCTTCCATCACCGGCTTGGAGGCCAGCGCACCGATATCACCCAGGCCCAGCACCGCCGTGCCGTTGGAGATCACCGCCACCAGATTGCCGCGGCTGGTGTATTTGTAGGCTGCAGCAGGGTCCTTGACGATCTCTTCGCAAGGCGCGGCCACACCGGGGGAATAAGCCAGTGCCAGATCGTGCTGATTGGCCATGGGCTTGGTTGCCGAGATGGCGACCTTGCCGGGCTTGGGAAACTCGTGATACTCCAGAGCAGCCTGACGCAGCAAGGCGCGTTTATCAATCGAGGTAATGGGCTTGGTTTCGGACATCGGCGCTCTCCAGCTCGCAAGGTAGGTTATCCGCAGTAAGGACTCTCTCCGGGCGTGTGACCCAGTCCTTGTGACACTTCGGATGAAGAAATCTAATTTTCCATTGTAGGCTGAGCGCTATCAAAAAAAGAGACGTGGCAGTACAGCCCCTTCGGTCAAACTGCTGTGACTTATCCCCACATAGATGCTTGCACATCAAGGTGTGCAGACATCCTTCTGATAAAGCTCTGCGTACGGCTTTCCATTCAGCTGAAGAGAGCGACTGTCCTGCAAATGCGGGAAGGCTGCACTGACTTCGTATCCTTGCAGGCTTGCCAACAACTCTGGTGCCAGAGTCGTACTCCGCTCAACGGAAGTCCCGGAAAGATCAGGTAGAAGCGGACCCTTGAGGTCATTCAAAGCAGCATTTGCCCAATACAGCAGTGGCACTTCAAACGTGGACTGGCCGCTGCCATGCCTAGGCTTATCAACGCAGGGAGGCACTCCCAGGCCGTGATCTGAGACATACAGCAAAGCACTTGGTCCATCAGATGCCTTATCCAGCATCTGTATCCAGTGAGTCAGCAAATCTGAGGTGTAACGAATGGAATTGTTGTATGCATCCCCCCCGCGATAACGGGCATGCGGGTAGCGCTTAGTAATGTCTGGATGGCTGCCATAAGTATGCAGAACTATCAACTTATAGGCTGCTTTGTCAGCCAGAGATTGCGCCAACTTGGCGGTCATCACTTCGTCGTATGTGCCGTTTCCAACCTTGCCATAGATATCCGCAGAGCGACGCAAGATCTGCGAATACATGTCCTCGCTCTTGTCATTAAACCTAGAGTTAGAAAAAACAAACGTCTTGTATCCTCCATGTTGGGCCAAATCCAGAAATGATGAAGACTCATTTTTCTGGCTATCTGCTGCTGACTGTCCAGTCAAGATAAATGGCAAGGCCTTGGCTGTGTTAGCCCCATTGGCCATAACTGCATGCACCCGCAAACCTGGAACCAATCTCAGTGGCTGATTGGTGTCCTCCCCTTGATACCCCAGCAAAGACCAGCGATGACTGCTGGCACTCTCGCCAATCACCACAACCAATGTTTTGGCCTGTGCTAGCAAAGGTTTGGCAGGTAGCTTCGGTTGATAAAAGATCTCGTGCGTCAGATCCTGATAACGTATAGCAGCTTTTGCCATGTGCATGGGATAGATATGCCTTAGTTGGTGCACATATTCATTGACACCAAACTGCTGGGTAATGCCAAACGCAAAAAAGCTGCCCCATAGCAATCCACCTCCAATAAGGATATGTTTACTCCACTTAGGAAATTTTTCGGATTGGTAATGACAGTTTTTCCATAGGTAGCAACTGCAACCCGCACTAAGACCAAGCCAAGCCAGCATGGCCAAAACCATCTGTCCATTGATCACATCAAAAAATTCGTGCGCCTCCTGCGCCTCAGTACGCATCACTGTGGCTACAGAAAATTCATCAATTACATTGCCTAAAATCTGAGCATGAAAAATATTCGCTGCACCAATCAACATCAGCAAAGGCATGCAAAATACCAGCGCTTTTTTATGAAAAGCAAGAGGAAAGAATAAAAGCGCCGCTAAAAGTGTGTATCCGAACTCCTTACCGGTTGTTCGGATCAGGAATGGAGGGGTAAAAAGTAATATCCAGCTGAGTAGGTACGCAATGCGTTTCAGATTTTTTATTTTCATTTTTAAGTCATTTTTTTGACTATTTTATGAAAATAAATCCATCTATTATGAAATCCAGCATTCCATCACTGAATTTTTCCCCTGACACAGGAACTTATAGGTTTTAGCCTCAAGGCTATGATTCGTGACTGTTTGTCTGTCCCGAAAGTTCACCCATGCTGCCCCGCCACAACGACCCTATTGCTGCCATTGCCACCGCGCCGGGGCGTGGGGCTGTGGGCATTGTCCGGGTGTCTGGCAAAGGCATTGCTGCGCTGGTGCGCCTGCTGTGCGGCAAGGACCTGAAACCGCGTGAGGCGACGTATCTGCCCTTCAAGGATGCCGCCGGCTCCCCAATCGACCACGGCCTGGCGATCTATTTTCCTGGCCCGCACAGCTATACGGGTGAGGATGTGCTGGAGTTGCAGGCCCACGGGGGCCCAGTCGTTTTGCAACTGCTGCTGGCGCGCTGCCTGGAAGCTGCGCAGGCTGCAGATGCCGATGGCAAGCCAACACTGGCAGGTCTGCGCCTGGCCCAGCCGGGCGAATTCACAGAGCGGGCGTTTCTGAACGACAAGATCGACCTGGCGCAGGCCGAGGCCATTGCCGATCTGATCGACGCCAGCACCGAGGCGGCGGCGCGCAGTGCCAGCCGCTCGCTGTCGGGCGCGTTCTCGCAGGAAATTCATGTGCTGCGCGAAGCGCTGGTGCATTTGCGCATGCTGGTGGAAGCCACGCTGGACTTTCCTGAAGAGGAAATCGACTTTTTGCAGAAGGCCGACGCCTTCGGCCAACTGGAACGCCTGCGCGCCCAAGTCGCTACGGTGCTGGGCAAGGCCCACCAAGGTGCGCTGCTGCGCGAAGGCATCAAGGTGGTGATTGCGGGCCAGCCCAATGCCGGCAAAAGCTCGCTGCTCAATGCCCTGGCCGGGGCCGAGCTGGCCATCGTCACCCCCATCGCTGGCACGACCCGCGACAAGGTGCAGCAAACCATTCAGATTGAAGGCGTGCCTCTTCATGTGATTGACACCGCCGGCCTGCGCGACAGCGATGACGAGGTGGAGCGCATTGGCATTGCCCGCGCCTGGGACGAGATTGCCGCGGCCGATGCAGTGCTGTTTCTGCATGACCTGACCCGCACGCAGCAGGCGGACTATGCCGCTGCTGACACCGACATTGCGACCACCCTGCAGCAAAAGCTGCCGCCGCAGGTGCCTGTCATTCATGTGCTGAACAAGATTGACATGGCCACGCAACAGTATCAGGCTGATGCTGACCAGATTGCCCTGTCGGCACGCACCGGCGATGGCCTGGATGCCCTGCGCAAGCGCCTGCTGGAAGTGGCGGGCTGGCAATCTGCCCCCGAAGGCCTGTATCTGGCCCGCGCCCGCCATGTGGAGGCCTTGCAGGCTGTGCAAGCCCATCTGGAAATGGCTGATGAGCAGCTCGCGGCTCAGGCTGCGCACCTGGATTTGCTGGCCGAAGAGCTGCGTCTGGCCCAGGTTTCGCTGAACTCCATTACAGGCGAGTTCAGCTCCGATGATCTGCTGGGAGTCATCTTCTCCAGCTTCTGCATCGGAAAGTAAGCGCTCTCTTTTTCACAGCAAGCACCCATAAAAAAACCGCCACCCGAAAGGATGGCGGTTTTTTGTTTCAGCACCTGGCTTACTTGCCTTCAGCAGCCTTGCCAAACTTGGGCAGGTTGAACTGAGGCGGCACACCCATGCGCTTGTTGATGATCCACTGCTGAGCGATGGACAGCAGGTTGTTCGTCAGCCAGTACAGCACCAGACCGGCAGGGAAGAAGAAGAACATCACGCTGAACATCAGCGGCATGATCCACATCATCTTGGCCTGCATGGGGTCAGGTGGCGCGGGGTTCAGCGCAGTCTGCAGCAGCGAGGACAGCGTCATCAGCAAAGGCAGGATGAAGAACGGGTCAGGCATGGACAGGTCGTGAATCCAGCCAATCCATGGCGCGTTGCGAATTTCCACGCTGGACTGCAGCACCCAGTACAAAGCCATGAAAACAGGCATCTGGATGATGATGGGCAGACAGCCGCCCATGGGGTTGACCTTTTCCTCGCGGTAGATGCGCATCATCTCCTGCTGCATCTGCTGAGGCTTGTCCTTCAGGCGCTCGCGCATTTCCTGAATCTTGGGGTTGATGGCCTTCATCTTGGCCATCGAAGAATAGGCCTTGGCATTGAACCAGTAGAAGGCAATCTTCAGCAGCACCACCAGAGCCACGATGGACCAGCCCCAGTTGCCAATGAATTTGTGCAGCTCGGACAGCAGCCAGTACAGCGGCTTGGCCAGAATCGTCAGCCAGCCATAGTCCTTGACCAGTTCCAGGCCGGGGGACAGCTTTTCCAGCATGGGCTCAACCTGAGGGCCGGAGAACAGACGGGCGCTGACACTCTTGGTCTGGCCGGGTTCAACTGTGCCCACGGGCGTGATCATGCCCACGGCGTAGAGGTTGTCGCCCACCTTGCGCACGAAGTTGTCGCGCTGCACGCCATCAGCCAGCAGCCAGGCGCTGGCGAAGTAGTGCTGCACCATGGCCACATAGCCGTTGGTGGAGGACTTGTCGACTTCGGCCTTGTTCTTCTCGATATCCTTGAACTCGACCTTGTGGTACTTCTTGGCTTCGGTATAGACCGCAGGGCCAGTGAAGGTGGAGTAGAAGGTCGACTCGTGCTCAGGCTTGTTGCCATCACGCACCAGCTGCATGTAAACCTGTGGGTTCACGGCGGCAGTGCCGGTGTTGACCACGTCGTACTGCACGCCGATGTCATAGGCACCACGCTTGAGCGTATAGGTCTTGACCAGCTTCACGCCGCCCTGCTCGGCCGACTCAAAGCGCACCTGCACACTGTCCTGACCGTCCTTGAGCTCGCGCTCGCCGGGCACCACAGTCATGGGGGTCTTGTGATTGGGGAAGTTGCCGCCAATCAGGCCAGTCTGACCCAGATACACACGCTTGGCGTTCTGCTCGAACACCTGCATGAGCTTCTTGTCATCCACGGTATCGCTGTACTTGAGCAGCTCGGACGCCTTGAGCGTGCCGCCTTCGCTGTCAAAAGTCAGGCGCATC is from Comamonas fluminis and encodes:
- the mnmE gene encoding tRNA uridine-5-carboxymethylaminomethyl(34) synthesis GTPase MnmE gives rise to the protein MLPRHNDPIAAIATAPGRGAVGIVRVSGKGIAALVRLLCGKDLKPREATYLPFKDAAGSPIDHGLAIYFPGPHSYTGEDVLELQAHGGPVVLQLLLARCLEAAQAADADGKPTLAGLRLAQPGEFTERAFLNDKIDLAQAEAIADLIDASTEAAARSASRSLSGAFSQEIHVLREALVHLRMLVEATLDFPEEEIDFLQKADAFGQLERLRAQVATVLGKAHQGALLREGIKVVIAGQPNAGKSSLLNALAGAELAIVTPIAGTTRDKVQQTIQIEGVPLHVIDTAGLRDSDDEVERIGIARAWDEIAAADAVLFLHDLTRTQQADYAAADTDIATTLQQKLPPQVPVIHVLNKIDMATQQYQADADQIALSARTGDGLDALRKRLLEVAGWQSAPEGLYLARARHVEALQAVQAHLEMADEQLAAQAAHLDLLAEELRLAQVSLNSITGEFSSDDLLGVIFSSFCIGK
- a CDS encoding sulfatase-like hydrolase/transferase — protein: MKIKNLKRIAYLLSWILLFTPPFLIRTTGKEFGYTLLAALLFFPLAFHKKALVFCMPLLMLIGAANIFHAQILGNVIDEFSVATVMRTEAQEAHEFFDVINGQMVLAMLAWLGLSAGCSCYLWKNCHYQSEKFPKWSKHILIGGGLLWGSFFAFGITQQFGVNEYVHQLRHIYPMHMAKAAIRYQDLTHEIFYQPKLPAKPLLAQAKTLVVVIGESASSHRWSLLGYQGEDTNQPLRLVPGLRVHAVMANGANTAKALPFILTGQSAADSQKNESSSFLDLAQHGGYKTFVFSNSRFNDKSEDMYSQILRRSADIYGKVGNGTYDEVMTAKLAQSLADKAAYKLIVLHTYGSHPDITKRYPHARYRGGDAYNNSIRYTSDLLTHWIQMLDKASDGPSALLYVSDHGLGVPPCVDKPRHGSGQSTFEVPLLYWANAALNDLKGPLLPDLSGTSVERSTTLAPELLASLQGYEVSAAFPHLQDSRSLQLNGKPYAELYQKDVCTP
- the yidC gene encoding membrane protein insertase YidC, translated to MNDIRRTILWVIFGFSMVLLWDKWQIHNGKKPTFFPSPQTASAPAASDVKPVDTSLPQPAATASAGDVPGAAAGQPAVAAVPRQDVTVASDVMRLTFDSEGGTLKASELLKYSDTVDDKKLMQVFEQNAKRVYLGQTGLIGGNFPNHKTPMTVVPGERELKDGQDSVQVRFESAEQGGVKLVKTYTLKRGAYDIGVQYDVVNTGTAAVNPQVYMQLVRDGNKPEHESTFYSTFTGPAVYTEAKKYHKVEFKDIEKNKAEVDKSSTNGYVAMVQHYFASAWLLADGVQRDNFVRKVGDNLYAVGMITPVGTVEPGQTKSVSARLFSGPQVEPMLEKLSPGLELVKDYGWLTILAKPLYWLLSELHKFIGNWGWSIVALVVLLKIAFYWFNAKAYSSMAKMKAINPKIQEMRERLKDKPQQMQQEMMRIYREEKVNPMGGCLPIIIQMPVFMALYWVLQSSVEIRNAPWIGWIHDLSMPDPFFILPLLMTLSSLLQTALNPAPPDPMQAKMMWIMPLMFSVMFFFFPAGLVLYWLTNNLLSIAQQWIINKRMGVPPQFNLPKFGKAAEGK